The Lathyrus oleraceus cultivar Zhongwan6 chromosome 5, CAAS_Psat_ZW6_1.0, whole genome shotgun sequence genome includes the window ATTCATGGACTTGCCGTAAGAACTTTTATGGACAGCGACGTCTTTGTTGCTACTGCTCTTGTTGACATGTATGCAAAATGCGGAGCCATCGAAACTGCGAGAAAGCTTTTTGACATGATCCAAGAGCGGCATGTGATAACATGGAATGCAATGATAGATGGATACGGGACACACGGCCTTGGGAAAGAAGCTCTTGATCTCTTCGATGATATGCAGAGCAAAGCTGTTTTGCCAAATGATACGACATTTCTGTCTGTTATCTCGGCTTGTAGTCACTCGGGTTTTGTGGAAGAGGGCCTCCATTTCTTCCAAAGCATGAAGGAAGATTATGGCTTGGAGCCTGCAATGGATCACTATAGTGCTGTTGTCGATCTCCTTGGTCGTTCTGGCAAGATAGATGATGCTTGGAATTTCATCCAACAGATGCCTATTAAACCGGGGATTACCGTTTTAGGTGCAATGTTAGGTGCTTGCAAAATTCATAAAAACATCAAATTGGGCGAAAAAGCCGCGGACAAACTATTTGAGTTAGATCCAGATGAGGGTGGCTATCACGTCCTTCTCGCAAACATGTATGCATCTGCATCAATGTGGGACAAAGTCGCCAAGGTGAGAGCAGCCATGGAGAAAAAGGGACTGCGAAAAACTCCAGGCTGCAGTTTGGTTGAATTGAGAAACGAAGTTCACACATTCTACTCAGGAAGCACGGATCATCCTCAATCGAGAAGAATCTACGCTTTTCTCGAGACTCTTGGAGATAAGATCAGGGAGGCTGGCTATGTGCTGGATACCGATTCTATTCATGACGTGGAGGAAGACGTGAAGGAACAACTGCTCAATAGCCATAGTGAGAGGCTTGCCATTGCGTTCGGACTTTTGAATACAAGCCATAGTACACCAATACATGTAAGGAAGAATCTAAGAGTCTGTGGTGATTGCCATGAGGTTACTAAGTACATGTCACTTGTGACAGGAAGAGAAATTATAGTGCGTGATTTACGTAGGTTCCATCATTTTAAGAATGGAATCTGTTCTTGTGGCGATTATTGGTGAATCAATCAGAATAAATGTGGATTAAAGATAGAGAACTAAAGAAATTCTCTTGGACTGATTTGAACATCCATGGTAGATACCCGTCTCCTATCACTGCGCAGAAACTATACATACTATGAACCTAACGACCGAATCTGTTAAAATTTGCTCAAGGTGCTGTCTAAGATGGATGTGATAAACCAGAAGGTGGCTTATGGGGTGCGACGGAACCCAAGACCAAAGTTAGCAGAATCGAATCGGAACATAACGTTAATATTAGCCTAGACGATTATGTGATAAGGTATATGGTCTAAGAAATTGATTGCAATGTTAATACTTTCTTGAAAAGTATTACAAGATATTGTTTCTTATGTATTGACTGATTAAGGCTCTCGTTCTCGTTCTCATTCTCATTTCAGGTTAGTGATCAGGAAGCAGTGCATATTGCTCGTCGTTTTTTGTGTAAGCAACAAGTTAATTACCATAAACACTGAGACGGTTTATTTTATGCTATTCCTCATACGTGCTACTGCTCAGTGGAGCTCCTTATTCCAATGTTTGAAAACATTTGGCATGAGAACATGAAGAAAAGCTTGGCATCCATTGAAAGTGATCGAAGTTGATGAAGTTCACGAGGCATGTAACATCAACACAATCTTTTTCTCTTTCTGACTTTAGTTATATCTCAATCTGTTGGTTGTACAAGGTTAGTTGTATATGGTTGTAAAATTGATTACTACTATATAAAGCTTAAACAATGTATCTAACTTTTATTGACGATTTGTTTTGCGAACTACTATATGGTTAATATATTATGATTTTGTGCGACATTATTTCGTATTCTAACACTCCCCCTCAAGGTAAAGCTTAATAAGCTTTAGCTTGTTACAAGAAAAAATTGCTATTAAGATAGTGTTGCCGAATAGCTAGAATGATCATCAGCGCTTATGCGAAATTGATTGCAAGcaatcaaacaaagcaacatCCTTCCTTCTCAAAACCGCATATGGAAGCTCCAAACCAATAGTACCGGAGACCCAAAATACTTAACTTGAAAGTAAGTATGAGAACAACTTTTGTGATAAAGATGAGACCGGTGCGTCTGGATGAAGATGGGGTCTCTCGGAGGAAAACTGAGGCTAGAACATCTGGACGAAAATGGGTCGAGAAACAACAACAAAGACGCAATGCCCAGAAAACTCCAGAAGACAAAATATGAGCACTAAGTTGAGGTTGTAACAACAGGAGGGAGTCATGATCGATCAACGGAGAGTAAAAACGCGTATGAAACAAGAAAGATAACGGGTTGTTTGCACCTAAACGTAGTGCCTGTGACCAAAACACACAACCAGGACTGCATCTCAAACCAGCAGTACGGGGGTTTACTGGTGTCAAAAAAGTCGGCTGAGAGGGTGGCCTGCGTGTCAGAGTGCGCGAGTAGGCTCTTGGTGGCGAGTTTTGGTCATGGTGGTGGTGGTGGCATTTGTCAGAAAATTGGCAGACAGCAAGATGGTGATAGTGATGGTCGCTGGAACTGGCACCAGCCGGAAAAGGAGGAAATCACGCATGAAAAGAGAAATATCACATTCTCAAACGTTTGGAAACTCGGCAACAGAATAGCCACTCGATAGGTCACGGAGGATCAAACCATGCTCTAGATAGTAGATACCATGTTGAAGTTATGGGATTTCATACAAAAGATTAAACACTAATCCCTATTTATAAGAATACATAGATTCAATCCTAAATAAATAGAAAATCCAAGAAAGAAATAATCATAATAATAACTAACAGATATGGAAATTAATCCTATGACATAATCTAAGATATGCCAACATTGAAATCCGATCTTAGGAAGATGTTATGAGATATTACTTTATTTTCTAAATAGGCACATCCAATTATATTGATCACCTAGGCATCATTTCGGATAAGGTTATGTCGTTGACATCGTTAACGATGACAGGGGTGGAAGCATTTGATGAAGTCCCTCCTTCAAATGTATTTCTTGCCCTTCCAACCGAAAAAGCCGGACATATAGGACTAGGAAGAGTAACATTGTCACTTCCAAGCATGTGAACAACACTCGACATTGTAGGTCTATCCGCTGCATTATCTTGTACACACAATAAGCCAATCTGTATGCACTTCAAAACTTCGCTAGCCACATACGAATTCGCTATCGATGGATCCATCAATTCTAAACCTTTGCTTTCACTCCAGAAGTTCCATGCCTGTAATTGTTCATGCATTTGATTTTAGCTATAAGCAACTGAAAAATGAATACAGTTTACAAGCGTAAATTAGGAAAAACCTACATATGTAAGAAGACTTTGGCCATGCTCTGAAAGATAGAATTTGTTGTTCCTTTTTCCACTGATGATCTCTAGCAAAAGAACACCAAAGCTAAAAACATCTGATTTCACTGAAAACAAACCTTCGATGGCGTATTCTGGAGCCATGTATCCGCTGCTCAAAACCAAAAAGAACATTACATGTCGGCAAAACAGAAAAAATATTAAAGAGAACATGTTAGAGTATGAATTCTAATTTTTCAATTGAAAGAAAGCAGAAATAGTTTATACTTACTAAGTTCCTATGATTCTGATTGTACTTGCTTCATCCTGGTCTCCTCCAAATGTTCTTGCTAGTCCAAAATCCGAGATTTTCGGATTCATTTCATGATCTAACAGTACATTGCTAGCTTTCAAGTCTCTATGAATAACCCTGAGTCTAGAGTCTTCATGAAGATACAGAATCCCTTTAGCAATCCCGTTAATAATGTTTAATCGTCGTTTCCAGTCCAACAGTGCAGCCTTTACCATATCTGGAAGTAAAATTTAAAGCAAGGTAAGTCTAGTAAAGTAAATACGAATTATATCAAAAGATTATACCAACATAAGTACATTATTCTATATCGTAAGAAACCGAATCCACGAATTAAACTTTATTCTATATGCTCCGCATtcattcttttttatttttgcatgcaGCTTACTGGTTCAGGGTCTACGTGTCTACGTGTAAATAGCCGTTTTAGTTAGCGACTGATGTTGCTCCATTTGGTGTGAAAACCATAGATTCGTTATACCGCTATATCGCATTAAAAGAGAACAATAAAATCCTGAACTACGCATGATTTTATTAGTTTTTAAGACGGTGATTTATCTGTTAAAAGAGAACAATAAAAAAGTAGTTTGGGAGTTATACCGCGTAGCTGAACATCGAGGCTTGAATTTGGCAAGTATTCATAGATAAGCAGCTTCTCCTTTTTCTCTATGCAGCAAGCCAACAATCTCACAAGGTTCCGATGCTGCAATTTCGCAATCAACATTACTTCATTCTTAAATTCCTCCAATCCTTGAGCCGAAGTTTTCGAAAGCCTTTTGACAGCAATTTCCTTTCCGTCTGCTAAAACACCCTGAAACATTTTCCGAACTTCTTAGTAAGAATGCCGCAATATGAAAAGTCGAACAAAAAAATGTCATGTACCTTGTAGACAGCTCCAAATCCACCTTCCCCCAATTTATAGTTATCCGAAAAATTATCAGTACATTTTAGAATAGTACTCAGAGGTATCATAGGTAGGTCAGGGTTCACATTCTCCGCATTGTTGGTCTGATCTTGAGAGAATATTGCATCAAGGTTCTTCATCTCTTTTTCAACTGAAAAGATTGAATAATCGATTGCCTCCGCTTAAAGAACTATTTG containing:
- the LOC127085928 gene encoding cysteine-rich receptor-like protein kinase 10; this encodes MLYLWLLTIKFICFFLFACTQPLDYRYACLDQSSNPPWPRYQANLNSLLSLLSSHSAKSKGFGHGTSGINQTHKIYGLYFCRADTNATLCNSCVENSSRLIKQVCPNNVSAIFWCPFCLLRYSNKNFFGKLSVRPRVAMFDATQNSTSAGEFDSDARILMNGLIQMGSEAPLMFGTHMFNINGTQRRYGWVQCSRDITSEECKTCLSDMLHEVENCCEEKRVWRIFSPSCFVMYETQPFLLNDVQHDANAPQKAPEKDETMSLILKIIIIVIGVVAVALLAFSTYYYRRMERKKVEKEMKNLDAIFSQDQTNNAENVNPDLPMIPLSTILKCTDNFSDNYKLGEGGFGAVYKGVLADGKEIAVKRLSKTSAQGLEEFKNEVMLIAKLQHRNLVRLLACCIEKKEKLLIYEYLPNSSLDVQLRDMVKAALLDWKRRLNIINGIAKGILYLHEDSRLRVIHRDLKASNVLLDHEMNPKISDFGLARTFGGDQDEASTIRIIGTYGYMAPEYAIEGLFSVKSDVFSFGVLLLEIISGKRNNKFYLSEHGQSLLTYAWNFWSESKGLELMDPSIANSYVASEVLKCIQIGLLCVQDNAADRPTMSSVVHMLGSDNVTLPSPICPAFSVGRARNTFEGGTSSNASTPVIVNDVNDITLSEMMPR